In Clostridium swellfunianum, a genomic segment contains:
- a CDS encoding M16 family metallopeptidase: MYNLFRLDNGLRIVVENIDHVNSVSLGLWVENGSRNENAINNGISHFIEHMFFKGTSSRTSKEIAESIEDVGGQINAFTGKEATCFYTKTLDTHLDLSLEVLADMLFNSKFDEEDIEKEKGVIVEEINMSEDQPEDVLSDLHSEAIWGKDSISMPILGTIETVRSFTRQQLLDYISSYYIPENSVISISGKVNINDIERLVNKYFGNWNSTGKKITSYSAPSLLSNHLFRQKEIEQLHISLGMQGIEAGSDDVYPMLLLNNMFGGGAASILFQKIREELGVCYSIYSYMSSFKNTGVISIYSGLNPKYSTNVIELIKEEVYKFSKFDITNERLIKLKEQLKGSYILGLESTSSRMFSNGKSMLLLNRINKPEDIINKIDAVNKDKLHSLLDSVFSKGILNSAYVGQDIDLTKLIDIIEGDAIAFKNQKSKRI; the protein is encoded by the coding sequence ATGTATAATTTATTTAGGCTAGATAATGGTTTAAGGATAGTTGTAGAAAATATAGATCATGTTAATTCAGTAAGCTTAGGTCTTTGGGTAGAAAATGGGTCTAGAAATGAAAATGCTATTAATAATGGTATTTCACATTTTATTGAGCACATGTTTTTTAAAGGTACTTCAAGTAGAACTTCAAAGGAAATAGCAGAAAGTATTGAGGATGTTGGAGGGCAGATAAACGCTTTTACAGGAAAAGAGGCTACCTGCTTTTATACTAAGACTTTGGATACTCATTTAGATTTATCTCTTGAAGTTTTAGCTGATATGCTTTTTAACAGCAAATTTGATGAAGAAGATATAGAGAAAGAAAAAGGTGTAATCGTAGAAGAAATTAATATGAGTGAGGATCAGCCTGAGGATGTCTTATCTGATTTGCACAGTGAGGCTATATGGGGCAAAGATTCCATATCCATGCCTATTTTAGGGACAATAGAAACTGTTCGCTCTTTTACTAGGCAGCAGCTTCTTGATTATATTTCTTCATATTATATCCCGGAAAACTCAGTAATATCAATTTCTGGAAAAGTGAATATAAATGATATAGAGAGGCTTGTAAATAAGTATTTTGGCAATTGGAACAGTACTGGCAAGAAGATAACTAGTTATTCAGCTCCAAGCTTATTATCCAATCATCTTTTTAGACAAAAAGAAATAGAACAGCTCCATATAAGCCTTGGAATGCAGGGCATAGAAGCAGGAAGTGACGATGTTTACCCAATGCTTCTTTTAAATAATATGTTTGGAGGAGGAGCTGCCTCAATATTATTCCAGAAAATAAGGGAAGAGTTAGGAGTATGCTATTCAATATATTCTTATATGTCATCCTTTAAAAATACTGGTGTTATAAGCATATACAGCGGATTAAACCCCAAATATTCAACTAATGTTATAGAGCTTATCAAAGAAGAAGTTTATAAATTTTCAAAGTTTGATATTACAAATGAAAGATTAATAAAATTGAAAGAGCAACTAAAAGGTAGCTACATTCTTGGACTTGAAAGCACTAGCAGCAGAATGTTCAGTAACGGAAAGTCCATGCTGCTTTTAAACAGAATCAATAAGCCTGAAGATATTATCAATAAAATAGACGCTGTTAATAAAGATAAACTTCATAGCCTTTTAGACAGTGTGTTTTCAAAAGGAATATTAAACTCGGCTTATGTGGGTCAAGATATTGATTTGACAAAACTAATAGATATAATAGAAGGTGATGCAATTGCTTTTAAAAAT
- a CDS encoding polyribonucleotide nucleotidyltransferase → MSQIMETTVAGRKLKLDYGKVGMLSDCALLVSYGDTVVLVNVNSSSKPREGIDFFPLSVEYEERLYAVGKIPGGFIKREGKPSEKAVLNGRAIDRPLRPLFPKGYRNDVQVVCTVTSVEPDNAPDILAINAASIALCISSIPFSDPVAAVSVGLVDGNFVLNPTSKEREQSSMNLTVCATRDRVIMIEAGGDEIPEDTMYDAIMYGFEECKKIVSFQEEVMHRIGKEKQVPVLYKVDEALENEVRDFAFNIIKEAMYITDKDKRNEAMDVAKTKIAEEFNEKYPDNGSDVSDVVYRIQKEIVRDMVLNEKRRPDGRTFNEIRSIECEVGLLPRTHGTGLFTRGLTQVMTVATIGALGDVQILDGLGEEEFKRYMHHYNFPAYSVGEVKPLRGPGRREIGHGALAEKALEPLIPSEEEFPYTVRLVSEVLSSNGSTSQASVCGSTLALLDAGVPIKRPAAGIAMGLFTNDDLTQEEVVTDIQGIEDFFGDMDFKVAGTEKGITAIQVDTKIRGLSNECIRKSIDEARKARMFILEKIKECLPEARKEMSPYAPRVYTMSIDPEKIRDVIGAGGKVINKIIAETGVKIDIKEDGKIFIMSNDSVGANRALKIIDDLTKEVKAGEIYLGKVTKIANFGAFVEILPGKEGLVHISKLDFARVNKVEDVVSVGDEILVKVTEIDNQGRINLSRKDAIKDSETEEKDQEK, encoded by the coding sequence ATGAGTCAAATAATGGAAACCACAGTGGCTGGTAGAAAATTAAAATTAGACTATGGCAAGGTTGGTATGCTTTCAGATTGTGCATTGCTTGTTAGTTACGGCGATACGGTGGTTCTAGTAAACGTTAATTCATCTAGTAAACCAAGAGAGGGTATAGATTTTTTTCCACTAAGCGTTGAATATGAAGAAAGATTATATGCAGTTGGGAAAATACCTGGTGGCTTTATAAAAAGAGAAGGTAAACCATCGGAAAAAGCTGTTCTTAATGGAAGAGCAATAGATAGACCCCTAAGACCATTATTTCCAAAAGGATATAGAAATGATGTTCAGGTGGTTTGTACAGTAACTTCAGTAGAACCTGATAATGCTCCTGATATACTTGCAATAAATGCTGCTTCAATAGCATTATGCATTTCAAGTATACCTTTCTCAGACCCAGTAGCAGCTGTTTCAGTAGGACTTGTTGACGGAAACTTTGTGCTTAATCCAACATCTAAGGAAAGAGAGCAAAGCAGTATGAATTTAACTGTTTGTGCTACAAGAGACAGAGTTATCATGATTGAAGCTGGTGGAGACGAAATACCAGAAGACACAATGTATGATGCTATAATGTATGGCTTTGAAGAATGCAAGAAAATTGTAAGCTTCCAAGAAGAAGTTATGCATAGAATAGGCAAGGAAAAGCAAGTGCCTGTATTATATAAGGTTGATGAAGCTTTAGAAAATGAGGTTAGAGACTTTGCTTTTAACATCATAAAAGAAGCTATGTACATAACAGACAAAGATAAGAGAAATGAAGCAATGGATGTTGCCAAGACAAAGATTGCCGAGGAATTTAATGAAAAATACCCTGATAATGGTTCAGATGTTTCTGATGTAGTCTATAGAATACAAAAAGAGATAGTTAGAGACATGGTTTTAAATGAGAAGAGAAGACCTGATGGGAGAACATTCAATGAAATCAGATCTATTGAATGTGAAGTTGGACTGCTTCCAAGAACTCACGGAACAGGATTATTTACTAGAGGTTTAACTCAAGTTATGACTGTTGCAACTATTGGTGCTTTAGGTGATGTTCAAATATTGGATGGACTTGGCGAGGAAGAGTTCAAGAGATATATGCATCATTACAACTTCCCTGCATACAGCGTAGGAGAAGTAAAACCATTAAGAGGGCCAGGAAGAAGAGAAATCGGCCATGGTGCTTTAGCTGAAAAAGCTTTAGAGCCTCTAATTCCTTCTGAAGAAGAATTTCCATATACCGTAAGACTTGTATCAGAAGTATTAAGCTCAAATGGATCTACATCACAAGCTAGCGTATGCGGAAGTACTTTAGCACTTTTAGATGCTGGTGTTCCAATAAAGAGACCTGCTGCTGGTATAGCTATGGGATTATTTACTAATGATGATTTAACTCAGGAAGAAGTTGTTACCGATATTCAAGGTATAGAGGACTTCTTTGGAGACATGGACTTTAAGGTTGCTGGAACTGAAAAGGGTATAACTGCTATACAAGTAGACACTAAAATCAGAGGTTTATCTAATGAGTGTATTAGAAAATCAATTGATGAAGCTAGAAAAGCAAGAATGTTTATACTAGAAAAGATAAAAGAGTGCTTACCTGAAGCTAGAAAAGAAATGTCACCTTATGCTCCAAGAGTATATACTATGAGTATAGATCCAGAAAAAATCAGAGATGTTATAGGTGCTGGCGGAAAGGTAATCAATAAGATTATTGCTGAAACAGGAGTTAAGATTGACATTAAGGAAGATGGAAAGATATTCATAATGTCAAATGACAGCGTAGGAGCAAACAGAGCACTAAAGATTATTGATGATTTAACTAAAGAAGTTAAAGCTGGAGAAATTTATCTAGGAAAGGTAACAAAGATAGCAAACTTTGGAGCCTTCGTTGAAATATTACCTGGCAAAGAGGGTCTTGTTCATATTTCCAAGCTTGACTTTGCAAGAGTTAATAAAGTTGAAGATGTTGTTTCTGTTGGAGATGAAATTTTAGTTAAGGTAACAGAAATAGATAATCAAGGTAGGATTAATCTTTCAAGAAAAGATGCTATTAAAGATTCTGAAACTGAAGAAAAAGACCAAGAAAAATAG
- the rpsO gene encoding 30S ribosomal protein S15 — translation MEKATKQQIIEKFMRHEGDTGSPEVQIALLTERINHLTAHLKEHKKDHHSRRGLLMMVGKRRGLLNYLMNEDIQRYRDIVEKLGLRR, via the coding sequence ATGGAAAAGGCAACAAAACAACAAATCATTGAAAAATTTATGAGACACGAGGGAGATACTGGTTCTCCAGAAGTACAAATCGCTCTATTAACAGAGAGAATCAATCATTTAACTGCTCACTTAAAAGAGCATAAGAAGGATCACCACTCAAGAAGAGGTCTTCTTATGATGGTTGGTAAGAGAAGAGGTCTTCTAAACTATTTAATGAATGAAGATATTCAAAGATATCGTGATATTGTTGAAAAACTTGGATTAAGAAGATAA
- a CDS encoding bifunctional riboflavin kinase/FAD synthetase, whose translation MIILEDNFNEKLEERTYIALGSFDGLHLGHMGLINKTLELSKQNNIKSMVYTFKNHPLSIVNKEKVPKLLMDNDTKISILDKLGVDIVNLVNFNIEYMKILPEAFIEKMVEYYNLKGLIVGFNYRFGYKNSGNIDLLKEYSSKLDFELHVIESVTYENEVVSSSKIRSLLNDGNVYEANKMLIVPYALKGEIIKGKQLGRTLGFPTANLKYNSSFQIPATGVYYTAVEYEDKLYKGITSVGYNPTIEPVGDNITIETYILDFDKFIYGESITLYFIDRMRNEEKFASLEELKEQLIKDKEYANKQNLEIFLLNNKK comes from the coding sequence ATGATAATCTTAGAGGATAATTTTAATGAAAAGCTTGAAGAAAGAACTTATATAGCTCTTGGAAGCTTTGACGGCTTGCATTTAGGACATATGGGGTTAATAAATAAAACCCTGGAACTTTCAAAACAGAATAATATTAAAAGTATGGTTTATACTTTTAAAAACCACCCTCTCTCGATAGTTAACAAAGAAAAAGTGCCAAAGCTATTGATGGATAATGACACAAAGATAAGCATATTAGATAAACTTGGCGTAGATATTGTTAATCTGGTTAATTTTAATATAGAATATATGAAGATTTTACCTGAAGCATTTATTGAGAAGATGGTTGAATATTATAATTTGAAGGGTTTGATAGTTGGATTCAACTATAGATTCGGATATAAAAACAGTGGCAATATTGATTTATTGAAGGAGTACAGCAGCAAGCTTGATTTTGAACTGCATGTTATAGAGTCGGTGACTTATGAAAATGAAGTTGTCAGCAGTTCGAAGATTCGTTCTCTTTTAAATGATGGAAATGTTTACGAGGCAAATAAAATGCTGATAGTTCCTTATGCATTAAAGGGAGAAATAATTAAAGGTAAACAGCTAGGCAGAACTTTAGGCTTTCCTACAGCAAACTTAAAGTATAATTCCAGCTTTCAAATCCCTGCTACTGGAGTTTACTACACTGCGGTTGAATACGAGGATAAACTGTATAAAGGAATAACAAGCGTTGGCTATAATCCGACAATTGAACCTGTTGGAGACAACATAACAATAGAAACATATATTTTAGATTTTGATAAATTTATATATGGGGAAAGCATTACCTTATATTTTATTGATAGAATGCGGAATGAAGAGAAGTTTGCTTCGTTAGAAGAACTTAAAGAACAATTAATTAAAGATAAAGAGTATGCTAATAAGCAAAATTTAGAAATATTTTTATTAAACAATAAAAAGTAA
- the truB gene encoding tRNA pseudouridine(55) synthase TruB: MDGILNIYKPSGISSFDAVKKVMKICGTKKVGHTGTLDPLASGVLPICIGKATKIVDYIMSETKVYKAQLRLGVITDTYDREGEITHETDVKLSEEDIIDTITSFVGESEQEPPMYSALKVNGKRLYELARQGINVEREKRKITIYSIEILNISLPLVDFIVTCSKGTYIRSLCYDIGEKLGVGGAMWDLERIQTGSFKIEDSVKLDDLDKDNVSEFIIPIEEGLSKYDKVIFSSKHEKLLLNGVKINNEYLIRNIEFNKLYRVYLDGKTFVGLGIRDDVGFKITKLLI; encoded by the coding sequence ATGGATGGAATATTAAACATATATAAACCCTCTGGAATATCTTCCTTTGATGCTGTAAAAAAGGTCATGAAAATATGTGGTACAAAGAAAGTAGGCCATACCGGAACCCTTGACCCTCTTGCGTCAGGGGTTCTGCCTATATGTATAGGAAAAGCTACAAAGATAGTTGACTATATAATGAGCGAAACAAAGGTGTATAAAGCACAGCTGAGGCTTGGCGTAATAACAGATACCTATGACAGAGAAGGTGAGATTACCCATGAAACTGACGTTAAGCTTTCTGAGGAAGATATAATTGATACTATTACCTCCTTTGTTGGAGAATCAGAGCAGGAACCGCCTATGTATTCAGCCCTAAAAGTTAATGGCAAGAGGCTTTATGAATTAGCAAGGCAAGGTATTAACGTGGAACGGGAAAAAAGAAAAATCACAATATATTCTATAGAGATTTTAAATATTTCCTTGCCGTTAGTTGATTTTATAGTAACATGTTCAAAGGGCACATACATTAGGAGTTTATGCTATGATATTGGCGAAAAGCTTGGAGTTGGCGGTGCAATGTGGGATCTTGAAAGAATTCAGACCGGCAGTTTTAAAATAGAGGATTCTGTTAAGTTGGATGATTTAGATAAGGATAATGTCTCAGAGTTTATTATTCCTATAGAAGAGGGCTTAAGTAAGTACGATAAAGTAATATTTTCCTCAAAGCATGAGAAACTACTCTTAAATGGAGTAAAAATAAATAATGAGTATTTAATAAGAAATATTGAATTTAATAAGCTGTATAGAGTATACTTAGATGGAAAAACCTTTGTTGGATTGGGAATTAGAGATGACGTTGGTTTTAAGATCACTAAATTATTAATTTAG
- a CDS encoding DHH family phosphoesterase — translation MTIKEIVDLISQSKKIGITFHTSPDGDSLGSSLALMQGLRKLGKQAYITAKDKAPEVYSFLPYMEEVNNADNSPSGDSDLIIVLDCGNFERVSSSLNKSSKHYTLINIDHHMSNDFYADLNFVDTSSAAVGEIVYRMLNLLEVQIDKDIAQCLYTSIVSDTGGFKHSNTTTATHEIAGELIKTGFDFSELHRLLFQNKKFKRMKLHGKVIEDMYLLHNDSVAVMKLSKAMLEELGLESSDTSDVITLGVDVDTVEVALLIKEVEEGVKISLRSKSIVDVRKIAEQFGGGGHIRAAGLSINKSMDEAEKLIINAVEKELI, via the coding sequence ATGACAATTAAGGAAATTGTTGATCTTATAAGTCAGAGCAAGAAAATAGGAATTACCTTTCATACTTCTCCTGACGGGGATTCCTTAGGTAGCTCTTTAGCCTTAATGCAGGGGCTTCGAAAGCTTGGAAAGCAGGCTTATATAACTGCTAAGGATAAAGCTCCTGAGGTTTACAGTTTTCTTCCTTATATGGAAGAAGTAAATAATGCTGATAATTCGCCTTCAGGGGATAGCGATCTAATAATTGTTCTAGACTGCGGCAATTTTGAAAGAGTATCCTCAAGCTTGAACAAAAGCAGTAAACACTACACTTTAATAAATATAGATCACCATATGTCCAACGACTTTTATGCTGATTTGAACTTTGTAGATACTTCTTCAGCTGCAGTTGGAGAAATAGTATATAGGATGTTAAATTTATTAGAAGTGCAAATAGACAAAGACATTGCTCAATGCCTTTACACATCAATTGTATCTGATACAGGAGGCTTTAAGCATTCCAATACCACTACTGCCACACATGAAATAGCTGGAGAGCTTATTAAAACAGGCTTTGATTTTAGTGAGCTTCATAGGCTGTTGTTTCAAAATAAAAAGTTTAAAAGAATGAAACTGCACGGTAAAGTTATCGAGGATATGTATCTCTTACATAATGATTCCGTTGCTGTAATGAAGCTTTCAAAAGCTATGCTGGAGGAGCTTGGACTTGAGTCCTCGGATACTTCGGATGTAATAACTCTAGGCGTTGATGTTGACACAGTAGAAGTGGCTCTGCTTATTAAGGAAGTAGAGGAAGGCGTTAAGATAAGTCTTAGGTCTAAGTCTATAGTTGATGTGAGAAAGATAGCTGAGCAATTTGGTGGCGGAGGTCATATACGTGCAGCTGGTTTGTCGATAAATAAAAGCATGGATGAAGCTGAAAAGCTAATTATTAATGCTGTAGAAAAAGAGTTGATATAA
- the rbfA gene encoding 30S ribosome-binding factor RbfA, with protein sequence MAKYRSGRINEEIKKEVSEIIRNEVRDPRLTAMVSVTRVDVTKDLRYAKVFVSIFGNEEEKKNSLNALKNSSGFIRREVGHRVNLRFTPEITIELDNTIEHGMHINALIESIKEHKSNDN encoded by the coding sequence ATGGCTAAATACAGAAGTGGCAGAATAAATGAAGAGATTAAAAAAGAAGTCAGTGAAATAATACGCAACGAAGTACGTGATCCTCGTTTAACTGCAATGGTTAGCGTAACAAGAGTAGATGTTACAAAAGATTTAAGATACGCAAAAGTTTTTGTAAGTATTTTTGGTAATGAAGAGGAGAAGAAAAATTCTTTAAACGCACTTAAAAATTCTTCTGGATTTATAAGAAGAGAAGTAGGGCATAGAGTAAACCTAAGATTTACGCCAGAAATAACCATTGAACTCGATAATACTATAGAACATGGTATGCACATCAATGCTTTAATTGAAAGCATAAAGGAGCATAAGTCCAATGACAATTAA
- the infB gene encoding translation initiation factor IF-2: MSKVRVYELAKELNISSKDLINMLLEEFSIEVKNHMSVIEEEDAELIKELVQENNKKEESSLNEKESEVDVIEKYEELAEEKVKVKKNKKKNKDAFQDENNSDDISEESFEDSTIIEIGETITVKELAEKLKKPATEVIKQLIFVGVMAAINQEIDFKTVEKVAEKFNVLVTKKEEELIKVDIEEVEEDDLDSEKRPPVVTVMGHVDHGKTSLLDAIRKAKVTETEAGGITQHIGAYTVTINDEKITFLDTPGHEAFTAMRARGAQVTDIVVLVVAADDGVMPQTKEAINHCKAANVPMIVAINKIDRAGANPDRVKQELTEFGLIAEDWGGDTVIVPVSAHTKEGIENLLEMIILTAEMQELIGNPNRNAKGTVVEAKLDKGRGPVATLLVQNGTLHVGDSILVGTTYGRIRAMFDDKGKKIKSAGPSIPVEILGLSEVPAAGDKFNATKDEKTARDMAEKRKEKQRAEHLQSTNKVSLEDLYSQIQEGKVKELGVIVKADVQGSVEAVKQSLEKLSTDNVKIRVIHGAVGAITETDVILATASNAIIIGFNVRPDINAANIAEKEKVDIKTYRIIYDAIEDIKAAMIGMLEPEYKEVVLGKAEIRATYKISNVGTIAGCYVLDGKLTRNSSVRVIRDGIVIFESTFASLKRFKDDVKEVAAGYECGLSVEKFNDIKEGDILEAYTMEEVKAKQL, translated from the coding sequence ATGTCAAAAGTAAGAGTTTATGAATTGGCAAAGGAATTAAATATATCAAGTAAAGATTTGATTAATATGTTACTTGAAGAGTTTAGCATTGAAGTTAAGAATCATATGAGTGTTATTGAAGAGGAAGATGCTGAATTAATTAAGGAACTAGTTCAAGAAAATAACAAAAAGGAAGAAAGTTCCTTAAATGAAAAAGAATCTGAGGTGGATGTAATAGAAAAATATGAAGAATTAGCAGAAGAAAAAGTTAAAGTTAAGAAGAATAAGAAGAAAAATAAAGATGCTTTTCAAGATGAAAATAATTCAGATGATATAAGTGAAGAATCTTTTGAGGACAGCACTATAATAGAAATTGGCGAAACAATAACTGTAAAAGAATTAGCAGAAAAACTTAAAAAACCTGCTACTGAAGTTATTAAGCAGTTGATTTTTGTTGGTGTTATGGCGGCAATAAATCAGGAAATTGACTTTAAAACAGTAGAAAAAGTAGCCGAAAAATTTAATGTTCTCGTTACAAAGAAGGAAGAAGAATTAATTAAGGTTGATATTGAAGAAGTAGAAGAAGACGACTTAGATAGTGAAAAGAGGCCACCTGTTGTTACTGTTATGGGACACGTTGATCATGGTAAAACTTCACTTCTGGATGCTATAAGAAAAGCAAAAGTTACAGAGACAGAAGCAGGCGGTATTACACAACATATCGGTGCTTATACAGTAACGATTAATGATGAAAAAATAACATTTTTAGATACGCCTGGCCATGAAGCGTTTACGGCAATGAGAGCGCGTGGTGCTCAAGTTACAGATATCGTTGTTTTGGTTGTTGCGGCTGACGACGGAGTAATGCCTCAAACTAAGGAAGCTATCAATCACTGTAAGGCAGCAAATGTACCGATGATAGTTGCAATCAATAAGATAGATAGAGCAGGAGCTAATCCTGATAGAGTAAAGCAGGAATTAACGGAATTTGGTTTGATTGCTGAAGATTGGGGTGGAGATACTGTAATCGTACCTGTTTCAGCTCATACAAAAGAAGGAATTGAAAATCTTCTTGAAATGATAATTCTAACTGCTGAGATGCAGGAACTTATAGGAAATCCTAATAGAAATGCTAAAGGCACAGTTGTGGAAGCTAAGCTTGATAAAGGCAGAGGCCCAGTAGCTACACTATTAGTTCAAAATGGAACACTTCATGTGGGAGATTCTATTCTTGTTGGAACAACCTACGGAAGAATAAGAGCAATGTTCGACGATAAAGGCAAGAAAATTAAGTCAGCAGGACCATCAATCCCAGTAGAAATTTTAGGACTTTCTGAAGTTCCAGCTGCTGGTGATAAGTTCAATGCAACTAAGGATGAAAAAACCGCAAGGGATATGGCTGAAAAGAGAAAAGAAAAGCAAAGAGCAGAACATTTGCAGTCAACAAATAAAGTATCCTTAGAGGATCTATACAGCCAGATTCAAGAAGGTAAAGTTAAGGAACTTGGAGTAATTGTAAAGGCAGACGTTCAAGGTTCTGTTGAGGCAGTTAAGCAGTCATTGGAAAAGTTGTCAACTGACAATGTAAAAATAAGAGTAATCCATGGTGCTGTTGGTGCAATAACAGAAACAGACGTTATACTTGCTACTGCTTCAAATGCTATTATAATAGGTTTTAATGTAAGACCAGATATAAATGCAGCTAACATTGCCGAAAAAGAAAAGGTGGATATTAAGACTTATAGAATAATTTATGATGCTATAGAAGATATTAAGGCTGCTATGATTGGTATGCTTGAACCTGAATATAAAGAAGTAGTTTTAGGAAAAGCAGAGATTAGAGCAACTTATAAGATATCAAACGTAGGGACAATAGCTGGTTGTTATGTATTAGATGGAAAGCTTACAAGAAACAGCAGTGTAAGAGTAATACGTGATGGTATTGTTATTTTTGAATCTACATTTGCATCCTTGAAGAGATTTAAAGATGATGTTAAGGAAGTAGCAGCTGGTTATGAGTGTGGATTGAGTGTAGAAAAATTCAATGATATAAAAGAAGGCGATATTCTAGAAGCTTATACCATGGAAGAGGTAAAAGCAAAACAACTATAA
- a CDS encoding ribosomal L7Ae/L30e/S12e/Gadd45 family protein: MQNKFLQFLGLAKKSGNLIEGYNKCEELIKKSKLTLLILSKDCSLNTKEKFSKYCTIYKIPYIEVFTKEELGAPIGREEINVLGVVDRKMSDKLLSILNEQYNTNTRG, from the coding sequence TTGCAGAATAAGTTTCTTCAGTTTTTAGGTTTAGCTAAAAAATCCGGAAATTTGATTGAAGGATATAATAAGTGTGAAGAATTAATAAAGAAAAGTAAATTAACCTTATTAATACTATCTAAGGACTGCTCTTTAAATACAAAGGAAAAATTCAGCAAGTACTGTACTATTTACAAAATTCCTTATATAGAAGTCTTTACTAAGGAGGAACTAGGAGCTCCCATAGGAAGAGAAGAAATAAATGTATTAGGGGTTGTAGATAGAAAAATGAGTGATAAGCTGTTATCAATTTTGAATGAACAATATAATACTAATACCCGGGGGTGA
- the rnpM gene encoding RNase P modulator RnpM: protein MKVKKLPQRMCTGCMEMKPKKELIRIVRSKEGEITIDLVGKKPGRGAYICKNEECLTKAFKTKRLEKNLEAKISDELYNKLKEEINIAE from the coding sequence GTGAAAGTTAAAAAACTTCCTCAAAGAATGTGCACTGGCTGCATGGAAATGAAACCTAAAAAAGAATTAATAAGAATAGTCCGCAGCAAGGAAGGCGAAATAACTATAGATCTAGTTGGAAAAAAGCCAGGCAGAGGTGCCTATATTTGCAAAAATGAAGAATGCCTTACTAAGGCATTTAAGACAAAACGTCTTGAAAAAAATCTCGAAGCTAAGATTAGCGATGAACTATATAATAAATTGAAAGAAGAGATTAATATTGCAGAATAA
- the nusA gene encoding transcription termination factor NusA has product MNEEFIEALKEIVKEKGISEEMLFTTIEDALVAAYKKNYTTGNTQNVKVTMNRENGEIHVYSQKRVAEVPVNDVEEISIEEAKEYNPKYQIDDIVDIEVTPKKFGRVAAQAAKQVVIQRIKEAERSIIYNEFITKEYDIITGIVIRKDKGNVFVDLGKIEAVLGPNEQMAGEEYNFNDRLKLYIVEVKNTTKGAQVVVSRTHPGLVKRLFELEVPEIFNGIVEVKSIAREAGSRTKIAVYSTDETVDAMGACVGPKGSRVQNIVGELKNEKIDIIKWSKLPEEYISNALSPSKVLDVTLDEDNKSARVVVDDNQLSLAIGKEGQNVRLAAKLTGWKIDIKSKSQADSLIVHEE; this is encoded by the coding sequence ATGAATGAAGAATTTATAGAAGCACTAAAAGAAATTGTTAAAGAAAAAGGTATAAGCGAAGAGATGCTTTTTACAACTATAGAAGATGCTTTAGTAGCTGCCTATAAAAAGAACTATACTACTGGAAACACTCAAAATGTTAAGGTTACAATGAATAGAGAAAATGGAGAAATCCATGTTTATTCTCAAAAAAGAGTAGCTGAGGTTCCGGTGAATGATGTAGAGGAAATTTCTATAGAAGAAGCTAAAGAGTATAATCCTAAGTATCAGATTGATGATATAGTAGATATTGAAGTTACTCCTAAAAAATTTGGAAGAGTAGCTGCTCAAGCTGCTAAGCAAGTAGTAATTCAAAGAATCAAAGAGGCAGAAAGAAGCATAATATACAATGAATTTATTACAAAGGAATATGATATAATTACTGGAATTGTAATAAGGAAGGATAAAGGAAATGTATTTGTAGACCTTGGGAAAATAGAAGCTGTTTTAGGACCTAATGAGCAGATGGCTGGTGAAGAATACAATTTCAATGACAGGCTTAAACTTTACATAGTAGAAGTTAAAAACACTACTAAAGGCGCTCAAGTAGTTGTATCCAGAACACACCCTGGACTGGTTAAAAGGCTTTTTGAGTTAGAGGTTCCTGAAATATTTAATGGGATTGTTGAAGTTAAAAGTATAGCAAGAGAAGCTGGCTCAAGGACTAAAATAGCTGTTTATTCAACTGATGAAACTGTAGATGCAATGGGAGCTTGCGTAGGACCTAAGGGTTCTAGAGTGCAAAATATTGTAGGCGAGCTTAAAAATGAGAAAATTGATATAATAAAGTGGAGTAAGCTTCCAGAAGAATATATATCCAATGCACTAAGTCCATCTAAAGTGTTGGATGTAACTTTAGATGAAGATAACAAGTCTGCAAGAGTAGTAGTTGATGATAATCAACTATCACTAGCTATTGGAAAAGAAGGTCAGAACGTTAGATTGGCTGCTAAGCTTACAGGCTGGAAAATAGATATAAAGAGCAAATCTCAAGCTGATAGTTTAATTGTACATGAAGAGTAG